A window of Macaca mulatta isolate MMU2019108-1 chromosome 7, T2T-MMU8v2.0, whole genome shotgun sequence genomic DNA:
CATGCTTTCTTATACATGATCTTATTCACTGCTTGCAACAATCTCGCTGGTTGGACTGCATTCTCTTCATCATTTACAGAAGGGAAATTGAGGCAAGTCGGTGAGTCACTCACCCAAGCCCCACTGTATGTGGATTCACCCCGAGCCTTTCTGACACCAGAACCCACCCTCGTTTCCCACGCTCCGAGACAGCAGAATCCATCCAACAGTGACCATCCTCTCTGGCAGTTCTGAGCTCCCACCACAGGTGCAGGGCAAAGGGGACTCCCCATGAGGCCTGTCCCACGTCTGGGAGCTCCAGGATTGGGGTTTATGAAGTACCGCCTGTGGGGAACCCTCCTGCTGATTTCATATTCATTAATTCCGCATGCTTTTACTTGTCACTTTTTTTGTATGTTAAGGATGGGGCTGAGGGAGTTTGTGATGAGTAGACCATATCCTTGCCTTCAAGAGTTCTCTGTCTAATGGGAAGTGGACATCCAGTTATGCACACCATCCTGACTCCTTTCTGGAACAGAAGTCCGGGGTGTGGTTGGCAGAATGATGCCCCCACCAAGgatgtccacatcctaacccCTAGAACCTGTGGACGGGTTACCGTTCATGGCcaaagggactttgcaggtgtgattaagttaaggattttgagatggtaGGAGTGGCCTGGATTAGCCAGGGGAGCTCAGTGTCATCACAAGGGCCCTTATAAGAGTGAGGCTGGAAGATGAGAAAGAGAGATtggaagatgagagagagagattggaagatgctacactgctggctttgaagatggaggaaggggccatgagcccagtcatgagcccaggaatgtgggcggcctctagaagctgggaaagaggagaaaacagattGTCCCCTAGTGCCTCCAGAAGGAGTGCAGCTCTGCCAACGCTTCGATTTTAGTCTAGTGAGGTCTCTGAAACTGTATGATAAATTAGTGCTGTTTTCAGCCACTGTGCTTGTGGTAATTAGtcacagcagcaacaggaaactgaCATGCAAAGGTATTAAATAAATACCTGCAGGGAGGCAGAGAAGTGAGGGGTGCAGAGGCTGGAGGGCATCACCCTGACCTGTTTGGCAGGAGTGTTTGGAATACAGGTGCCGTGTGCCACCTGGCAGGAGCTCATCGGAAGCAGGTGCTCAAGGGCCACCTGATGACCCGGTTGGCGGGAGTCCTACAAAAGGATCTGTCCAgattccctccctctttccccagtGATTTGGATGAAAATACTCATCTCATTCACATTTGCTctaaagagaggagagagatgggACATATGCCCAGAGAGCTCCATGGGGTGGAAGAGTGGATCAGATCCCATGCGTGGAGTCCAGGGAGCCATCTGTCTAAGCACCCAGCAGCAGGGGCCTGGTGAGGGAGGAGAGACAAGAAGCAATGAGTGGGAAGGGACGGGAACTCTGGTTAATTCCGGGGAATCTGGCAGGGGTCATGGGGGGATGTGGGGGCAGAACAAACCCCCTTGTCACACCCAAGAGGAAGAAAGCACAGCTTCCCACACTGAGCCTGCTTTCCAAGAGGCCACCAGCAAATGTTGGTGACTTTACCTTAGCCTGGGAGGCCTTCTGTTGTGGACAGGCTGGGCAAAGGCACTGATGATGTCACCTGGGGAAGGGGAAGCCGCCCATTAGGCTGGCATGTGTCTGATTCACCCGCACCCCATCTGACCTGCAATTCTTTTATTTCcacttaaaattgtatttttagccTAAAAAAACTATTGTAATATTCTTGTCTGCATTGGTCatcatatttaatttaaatatattaatagaatatgTTATACGTATAAGAAGTACTTATATAAAAATGTACCCCTCGAGGGGTGAACACAGCATGGTAACCTGCAGCCCCCACTCGGAAATTGCGCCTGGCCTGCCCTGAGCCCCATAACAGTCCCTTCTAGTCACTGCACTGTCAAGGTCAACAACTGCCTTGCTCCATCCCCTCAAGGACAGCACCATGTTAGGAATATAGGTGCCGAGTGCCTCCTGGCAGGAGCCCATCAGAAGCAGACGCTCAAGGGCCACCTGGTGACCTGGTAATGGTCATCCTTTAAGAAGAGGCCACTGAGACTCAAGGCAGGCCAGAGAGCTTCTGAGCCGCAGCTGCCCAGGCACCCGTGTGCCTCTCATGTTCCAGGAGCCTGACCCTGAAGCCCATGGGGCTGCATGCGGAGCAGAGAGTGCCTGGGCTCATAGTCGGACACTCCTGGCGCTCAGCCCTGACACCACCACAGATTAGTGCTATGTCCTCGACCTCTGCTtatccatctgtaaaatggggttgcAGTAGTAGCCTCCGCCAGGATGGTTGAATGATTGAGAGTATTTTAATATCTCTAGCACAGCCCCTGACCATAGCAGGAGCTCCACGCAGAATACTGTCTCATGCAGTGCTTGGTAACTGTGCATCCAACGCAGGCATCACTGTGTCGTGTTCATTCACTCAGGTTCCCTTCAAAAGAAACATTGATTATGGGCCAAATAGGTGTCAGTGCCAGCCCGGGAATGCAGATGCACATTCTGCCTCTGGAGAGGGCCTGGGAAGCCTGGATGTGGGcctcctgggctggggcagggaggggcctCCTCTTCACTGCTGTGTCCAGGATCACCCCCTCCCTTGGAGCACCTCACCTCCCACCTGAAGTCTGAGCAGCAGAGAACCTTTAAAAACAGAGATGGGAAGTTCTGATCCATGAATACAAACATTCTGGCGTCCCGTGTGCAGTGGTGTGCGGCGCAGGCGGTGGGAATTAGGGTCACTCTTCTGGGGTATTTGTTCCTATCCACCGGAAGGTATACAGTGTTCATACTCATCGACTCAGAAATTGTGTGTCTGGGAGTCTGCCCTAATAAATAACAATGTGTGTACAAGGATGCATGTACATGCTAAAGGATGTACAAGGATGTTGATCAGTGTATTATTTTTCATAGGAAAAGTGGAAATTGCTAAATCTCCAACTCTAGGGCAGTGGTTACATTTTGGCTTATGTTCGTGATAGAATAATACACAACTGTTAAAATGGAATTTTGATGGTCATTTTGAAACATggattaaaaaacacatttaaatgtgttttcgctcaccctctctctctctctctctctcacatacacacacacacacacacatacacacacacacagaggaaaaaagaTTGGAAATAAAAACCATCAAAATGTTAGCAGTGATCATGTGGTGGGATCATGATTCTCGTTTTTTTAtcctgttttgtgttttcttagtGTTCTATGCtaagcatatattatttttaaaattagaagagGAATGAAGGTATTTTACAACCCATATTGTCATGGAGGAGCCTGGCATTGGGGGAGGGGAATGGCTGGAGGGGTTGCTGTGAGTCCTAGTGAGTCACCAGCTAGCTGTTGGGTGAGTTCCTTGATGCTTTCATAGTAGCGTGGGCATGACAACGTCTGCCTCAACAGGCTGCTGTGAACACTAATTTTTTATAGATTACCATATGCACCATCAATTATAAAACCATGAAAGCAAAGCCCTGTTTTGCAGGTGCAGTGGAAGTTGTAGCTTCATGTGGGGCTGTTTGGCCAGGCCACTTCCCTTTCGGAGGGCACATCTACCCAAGCTCCCATGGCCCTGGAtaattgtctctctctctccttctttgcaGCTGCCCATGATGGGAGGAGCTTTCATGGACTCGCCCAACGAGGACTTCAGCACCGAGTACTCCCTGTTTAACTCCTCTGCCAATGTCCACGCAGCTGCCAACGGCCAGGGCCAGCCGGAAGATCCTCCTCGGTCCTCCAACGACGCCGTCTTGCTATGGATTGCCATCATAGCCACGCTGGGGAACATCGTGGTGGTGGGTGTGGTGTACGCCTTCACCTTCTGAGGACGACGCACCCTCCACCACCATGGGGTGAGGCTTGGCACGTAGCTCTGACTTGCTGTTGGCCTTTGGCTGCTCTCATGTTCTAGAACCAGGAGTTTTGACCAGAGGCAGCAGCCATCCTTCTGGAATTTCCCCCCAGCAGCCCTGATTTCAAATATCCCACGTTGTGGTCAAGCTGAGTCAGAAGACATGGAAGTATGGGCCTCCCACCCCTAGAGGCATGATGGGGCAAGGCCTTCAGAGGGCAGATTGGGGATCCTTGAAACTACATTCCAGGAACAGGAGACTAGATGGAACAGCTAGTTAGGTTTAAAACATAGGCACGGTTTGATGGTCGCTTGCTGGTGGTAAATAATCACTCGTGTGTCTTGTTTTTATGCAAACTTATCGAACCTAGGGTGTGGGGTGCTGGGGCAGGAGCGACCCTCAGGACTTCAGTGTTCCCGACCCAATTCTGGTTTAACATTCAGTCCCTTGGCCACCTAGTAGGGCCATTGGATGTTCCTAATTTGACTTTGAAATGGCACCTTTGTCACGAGACACCCGGTCCCTTCCAAGACCCAAGTGCATCCGGAGACCCAGGGATGGGAGGTTACTGGTCATAGGGTGGGGTTTCTGGGAGTGTTGTTAGTGGTTTTTATCTCCTGGCTggactttctcttctttttaagaagaggaggggagaggatgggAGAGGATGTCTTTAACAGCTAGATCTGCCAGGCAGTGGACTCTTCAGGCCACCCACGTGAGGACACTCTTTCTTCTCTGAGGAATCGTGGAATTTTAAAGATGAACAAGATTCATGTCCACTGAATTATTCAATGCATGGGTCAGAGAGGGGGGTGATTTGCCTGTGGTCACCAGGCACGTTCGTGGAGGAGTCGGGACAGGAAGATGTGTCCTCTCTGTTTCAGCTCACTGCTCTCTCTCACTGCTCAGCTCACTGCTCTCTCTGCCCCAACTAAGCACTTCCCTGAGGAGGTTGCCGAGAAGCTGCCCTGGGGAGAATGTCCAGGCATCTTGAAGGTGGATGCAAGATTGGCAGGCTGCTCAGTCACCCGTCCTTTACACTCAGTGTGGATACCATGCATTCTCCTGCAGCGTGAAAGTGCTTCTGCCCAAGCCACTTCCTTAAATTCTCAAAAATCAGCATCTGGGGTCCTGGCAAACAAGGAAGCTTCCaagtaaaaaccagaaagaagggcacacttttctttcttccttaggAAATCTTATTGCACAGGACCGACCCCCAGCCCCACACCTTCCCAAGGCAGCCTCCCTGTGCAGATAGAGTGAGAAAGGTCCCAGAAGGGGGCTCACTCACCTCTAGGCCCAGAGAGGCTTTCTCCTCACTTTGtacactgcaaaaaaaaaaaaaaaaaaaaaaaaaaaaagagaaaaattgtgtCAATAACACCCTCTGTGGTAGAGAAACTTTAAAAGCTGGTTAGGAAGCTCGCGTGTAGGTTTAGGGACAATTACAAGAAAGCTGGACTTTTCACTCTGGTCTCAGGAGAAATGAGCGTTCTTGACGACAGGCAAAGGGACGTCTTAGGTGTCCAGAAGCAGCATTCTTCCCTGGAAGCCGCCATGGTAATAGGATTCCTAGCTTGGCTCCAGACAGTGCCTGCTCATGGCTGCCAGTTCCTACTGATCACATCCGTCACTGCCGCCGTTTATCATCTGCCAGTGCGTCAGCTTAAGGGGAGGTCACGAGTGCAAAGAGCCTGAGTTTGGCATTAAGGGAGAAGGGACACAGACCACCTGCCTGGAATTCCTGGAATCACTGACAGGgtggaggctgggctggggagtTAGCCACGGCGTGCGTGGGTGGCTGTGTCTCCAGCAAGTCTCTCTCCAGCAAACCCCAGGTCTGCTCCATAAGCAAGATCTTTAACAGATGGATGTCTCCATGAGAAAACCCAAGGCGAGAAGCCCAGAGCCAAGGCGGGGTTGCGTGATGTCCTCATGGAGTCACTCTGCCTCACACGCTCAGATCTTCCCTTCTGGCCCCACATCCCCAGGAGGGCCTGACCCCTGTAAAGATGCAGGAGGCAGCTGCCTGGCTTCCAAATGGCCCGTGGAGATGGCGGTCGAGAGAGGCAGTTCTGTGTTTGCTGCAGCAACGGGAGGAGAAGGCAATGGCAGGAGAAAAGGATGGCTTCTAGCCCTGAAGAGGACTCCAGCATCCCAGGAACTGGGCGCTTCCGGCTGCAGTTTTCCCTATGGAGGCCCCTCAGCCTCCAGCCCTTAACATAAATGTCAGTTAAATTCAGTTTTCAAGCTTCTCTCGCTTTTCAGTATCAGAGCGGTAGATGGTCCAGGGCATTGGAGACCTCGACCACTCTGTATTGCAGATTACAGTGACTTCCTTGGGGTTGCTCCATCTTGGTCTCCTATGGTTTCTTTATCAACTTTGTTTACCACCATCTCTCAAACAACAATGAAGATAGATGCGCCCGTTAGTGTCTGATTAAGGAGCAAAGGATGGATTTCCGGCCAGAGCGAGCTGCactctccctcctgcctcagcgggGGTCCGTCTTAGCAGTTCGGAAAGGGGAGAAAGATGCCGGTCCTCACTGCTTGAATTATGTGTCCAGGTGCCGCTAGACTTGCATGCACACTAACTCCTTACAATCACCACACAGCATCATCGCCCCAGTGCACAGATGAGGAACCAGAGGCTCAGAGGAATGAAGTCGCcttcctgaggtcacacagcacgAAAGTGacaagctaggatttgaacctgggaagttggGCTCTAAAGCCAGGCTCTTTCTGCCACACACTACTGCCTTCTGTGACTGGATGACACCTCCAGGGCACATTTACACCAGGCCCTGAATCTGCAGAGGCTGCTTCTCAAGATGCCCGTCATGGTGTGGCCTGGGCCAGCTCTGGCTTCCACAGGTCCCTGACCGCCCTCAGAGTGGAATATGCTCAACCTCCTGCCCAGTGCTCTCTCTCTGCCCAGATTTCAGGGGTACCGGTCCCGAAGGCATGCCCGCTTCTTTAAGACTGAACTCAAGTCTCCTTGGAAGTCTCCGGTGAAGTTCCCAGAGACTGGTTTTCTTGGGATGCAGGCAGAAAGGGGACCCTCCCTGGCCAACACCCAGGACCCCAACAGAAGCACCCACACATAGAAAGAGGCTCACAGCAGCCAGGAGTGCAGAGTCAGAGTCCTGGGACCATCTTGTTCTGCAAGGTGACAGGGGAGAGGGATCACCCCTTGTTCAGTCTCTAGCTGGGACCTCTGTACTGGCTTCTCCCTTGATGGGGTTGCCTGTTAAATAGCTGTGCCTCAGAGAAAGTGTCCTGCATTTTCTGGAATGTTCTCTGTGCTTGCCCTTCTGTGTGCCCCTCCATTGTTCCTCTACAAGCAATTAGGTGATTCAAAAGAGCaacttaggctgggcacagtggctcatgcctgtaatcccaacactttgggaggccgaggcgggcagggacaggagttcaagatcagcctggccaacatggtgaaaccccgtctctacaaaaaaaaaaaaaaatacaaaaattaaccagacatggtggcatatgcctgtaatcccagttactcaggaggctgagacaggagaattgtttgaaccaggaggcagaggctgcagtgagctgagatcgtgccactgcactccagtctgggcaacagaacgagactctgtctcaaaaaaaaaaaaaaaaaaaaaaagagcaacttGCTGCTTTGTGAGGTTGTGAGAGGCCACCACTGGAAGTCTTTGAGAAGTGGCCAGACACCACTGTAGCCAGGCCTGTCTTAAGAGGACTTGTGCCTCCAGGGACCCAGGCAGGCAGGATGATGGCGCAGCTCTTCCTACTCTAAGACAATGCTGTCCTTCCCCTTTCCCATGAAGTCAAGGTCAAGAAGCAAATAAGACTCCCTGCTCCACTCTACCCCCAAGAGAGAAATGATTCTCTCTCCTTTCAGATCCCCCAGGATCTGAGGGAgaaaggctgggaggaggggcagcAGCACTTCGCTGGAAAGGCAGCAGACGCTTTTCCAGCCCCGGTTCAGCTGGAAGGCTTGGAGGCCGGCCAGAGCACTCTGGCATATCCTGGAGTGGGTCCC
This region includes:
- the C7H14orf132 gene encoding uncharacterized protein C14orf132 homolog isoform X1 is translated as MDLSFMAAQLPMMGGAFMDSPNEDFSTEYSLFNSSANVHAAANGQGQPEDPPRSSNDAVLLWIAIIATLGNIVVVGVVYAFTF
- the C7H14orf132 gene encoding uncharacterized protein C14orf132 homolog isoform X2; translated protein: MMGGAFMDSPNEDFSTEYSLFNSSANVHAAANGQGQPEDPPRSSNDAVLLWIAIIATLGNIVVVGVVYAFTF
- the LOC100426700 gene encoding LOW QUALITY PROTEIN: uncharacterized protein LOC100426700 (The sequence of the model RefSeq protein was modified relative to this genomic sequence to represent the inferred CDS: substituted 1 base at 1 genomic stop codon) codes for the protein MMAQLFLLXDNAVLPLSHEVKVKKQIRLPAPLYPQERNDSLSFQIPQDLREKGWEEGQQHFAGKAADAFPAPVQLEGLEAGQSTLAYPGVGPWRLKRLGGVCLLSALLPDPCKTNGTFLLQKHDLPLLLAVMLLPVIILAGVSFAYLFVALFVSHLLFKLPLGAGMRMQRDAH